TCGCATAACACGTCAGCATCGCACTTTTATCCTCCGCATTTAACAAAAACGTAGGTATAATCGATTTTGAATTTCGCAGAACGCATCAAAATACAAACAATTATCAACGAACTCACCTTTCATAATAAACCGATTACCATTGCAGTCACGCTAACAACTTACGTATCTTCCGATGCTTCGAGCACTGCTCCCGAATATGCCAAATCCCAGTAGTGCTCGACGTGAtgcttctggaagaactccctaGCACTTTTCTCCATCGGGAACGACTTGTATTTAAACTCACCAAAGTGGCGTCTCTGGGCCGTACCTTCCCAGACCAGAACGCACGAATTGGGCACCTCGTTGCCGTCGGCATTCTTCACCGAATCCTCCTCCCACTTGATACGATGCAGCATTAGCCGTTTGTATTTCTTTTGCTGCTTTGGACCGCCTTCGGCCACCACCACGCAGCAGTCCCTAAACAGAATGCAGACACCGGTCATGAACAGCTGTTTGGCGTTCGTTTCCACCTTGAACTTTTTGGCTTGCTGATCGTGCAAATCCCTGATCCTGTAAACAGAAACATGCACCCCCAGTGAGGTGTCCTCCTTCATCTTGCGGACTTTCTTCTCCCGGCGCTGGTCGTCGGTAAGCTTCCGCGCGGCGTTGGCCTCTTCGTGCGCTTTCTGTCGCTTGGCCATCTGCTCGCGGACATGAGCTTCGATTTTGGTTGGatcctgaacagcttcagttcCTAACACTCGCATCAAATTCGAAATGCGCAATTTCGGCTCCGGCGGAGGTTCCAACCCCAAACGGATCTTTTCTTGCTCTTCCTTCCATGCTTCGCGACGATTCTGCCGACGCAGTTTTTTGCGTTCCTTTTTTGTGAGAAACACTGGTAGATAGACGGGGCGGGATGATTCGTCTGGGGATAGAAAGAATACACGGTTAGACTACGCTTTGCTTTGAGGGCATTGCTCTTATAAAGCATAAAATGCAGAACATAAAAGGGGATGCAGTTTGCCCATTCCACTGCAGGACGACTAATCTTTCCCATGATAAAAACAAGTTTCTTCGCACTGGCAAGCGCGAAACAAAAGGTTGCTACacaaagaaaatagaaaaccaGTATCAAGAAAATACTCACTTGGAGGGCGCATCTGCGTCGGATGTTCGATCAGATTGGTGATTGCTGAATCACGGATTGAGATGCGACCGTTTTTATCCAAAGTGTTAAGATCATCAGTGAGAATCACCGAATCCCACCACTCCATCTGGGGGACTTCGTTTGAATGAGTGTCCGCCTTTGGGGCGATCAAAGCCAGCTTGGTAGCTGAGCTGATTCCTGTTTTGCGCGCTATTTGAGATATCTCATTCTGCAGTTTTTCCAGTTGAGATTTCATGCGTAAACGTTCGGCCATTTGCTGGAATTTACCCGGTTCGTGGAATCGAAGGGCGCGCTTATTGCGGACCGCCGGTTTGAC
The nucleotide sequence above comes from Armigeres subalbatus isolate Guangzhou_Male chromosome 3, GZ_Asu_2, whole genome shotgun sequence. Encoded proteins:
- the LOC134225044 gene encoding U4/U6 small nuclear ribonucleoprotein Prp3, whose translation is MSYLSRRELEDLRPSLDKLVYKVLGSSDSSVLSTIESNLHSGFDRRKLIDKLSSFVESKRASRLSDKVEDLLDGLKSSSHRSKKRSHEEDGRERDTKKVKTKYEDEAKKQPSGESKSKKEGNGNAKPDQDDKSSKEDQASKNFSSNQIKMMMENAQKEIEERKKKLESIKAAKAPPASALAAAAAVSAKITAAQETVPPAVDLERSRKIAQLQEQIRAKLSGTLATVLPPVIQDKPKPLILDAEGRTVDGSGQAVEVPKLTPTLKANIRAKKREITKIHQAEKQQQEESAEAHFFDDRITVKPAVRNKRALRFHEPGKFQQMAERLRMKSQLEKLQNEISQIARKTGISSATKLALIAPKADTHSNEVPQMEWWDSVILTDDLNTLDKNGRISIRDSAITNLIEHPTQMRPPNESSRPVYLPVFLTKKERKKLRRQNRREAWKEEQEKIRLGLEPPPEPKLRISNLMRVLGTEAVQDPTKIEAHVREQMAKRQKAHEEANAARKLTDDQRREKKVRKMKEDTSLGVHVSVYRIRDLHDQQAKKFKVETNAKQLFMTGVCILFRDCCVVVAEGGPKQQKKYKRLMLHRIKWEEDSVKNADGNEVPNSCVLVWEGTAQRRHFGEFKYKSFPMEKSAREFFQKHHVEHYWDLAYSGAVLEASEDT